CTTCTGAGAGGGCTCGACTTCCCCTGCATAAAACACCCATAGGGATGAAGACTTAAAGACAAGGAGTGTCAGGAGAAGGATGATGAGAAACAGGATCCAGGCCATGGCCGTTGCGTAACCCATTTTATAATAGCTAAAGGCATTTTCATAAAGGTACACCATATAGAATTGACCCTGGTTTCCTGCTCCTCCGATGATATAGGCATCGTTGAACTTACGGAAGGCACCGACGATTCCCATGACAAGATTGTAGAAAATGACAGGACTTAGCATCGGGATGGTGATCTTGGTGAATTTCGTCCACCAATTCGCTCCGTCGATTTCCGCCGATTCATAAAGGCTTCGGGGAATATCCTGTAGTCCGGCAAGGTAGGTGAGCATTCCGCCGCCTGCTCCCCAGATGGCCATCATAATATAGGAAGGGAGTACCCAGTTCGGGTCCCCAAGCCAGTTCGGGCCGTCAATCCCTATGTAAGAGAGTAATAGATTGATAAGACCGTATTCGGGATCAAGGATCCAGCGCCATAAGAGGGCGATGGAAACACCTGATACGACTGCCGGCATGTAGAGAGCCGTCCGGAAGAAATAGACGCCTTTTAC
The DNA window shown above is from Rossellomorea vietnamensis and carries:
- a CDS encoding carbohydrate ABC transporter permease; this translates as MNKFKKYEGLLFISPYILGFLIFTLFPISFAFYIGFTDWNSFTDPTFIGLQNYVDLFNDPNFLNSLKVTCIYALFAIPLGIMSSLTIAAIVNIKVKGVYFFRTALYMPAVVSGVSIALLWRWILDPEYGLINLLLSYIGIDGPNWLGDPNWVLPSYIMMAIWGAGGGMLTYLAGLQDIPRSLYESAEIDGANWWTKFTKITIPMLSPVIFYNLVMGIVGAFRKFNDAYIIGGAGNQGQFYMVYLYENAFSYYKMGYATAMAWILFLIILLLTLLVFKSSSLWVFYAGEVEPSQKKKRKFTLFKKKS